Below is a genomic region from Streptomyces roseoviridis.
CATATGGGCGTCGGCGGCCCTCAGCTGCACCGCCTGGTTCGAGGAGAGCGGCCGCCCGAACTGCTCCCGCGTCGAGGTGTACGCGACCGCGCGGGCCAGCGAGCCGGCGCAGACCCCCGCCTGGAGCCCGGCGAACGCGATCCGGACGGCGGTGAGCACGTCCTCGTACGCCTCGGGCCCAGGGCCTCCGACGGGCTCCGCCGGCGTCCCGTCGAGGACGAGCCGCCCGGCGGACCAGGCAGCGGTGAGCTCGACCTTCTCGACCGGACCCGGGAGGTCCGCCGTGCGCACCAGCCAGAGGGCACGGTCCCCGTCCGGGACGAGCACATGGGTGGCGTCGCGCAGCCAGGGCACCCACCCGACGGTGCCGGTCAGCCGGCCGCCTCCCGCGCCCGCGCCCGCGCCCGAGCCCGTGTCTGATGCCGTGCCCGTGCCCGAGCCCGAGCCCGCGGCTGATCCCGAGCCTGATCCCGCCCCCGTCCCCGGCGCGGGGCCCTCTCCCGGCCCCGCCCCGGAAACCGCCCTCCGCGCCGCTTCCATTGCCCCCTGGGCCGGGGCCTGGGCCGGGAACGCGCCCGTGATCACCGTCGTGCCGTCCCTGAGCCCCGGCAGCAGCCGGGCGCGCTGCTCCTGCGTACCGTGGCGGGTGAGGGCCAGCAGCCCGTACGCCCCGCTCGCCGTGAACGGGACCTGCGCCGTCGTGCGCCCCTGCTCCTCGGCGAGCAGGACGAGCCCGAGCAGTCCGGTCTCCTCGACGGCCTCCATCAGGCCCGCCGCGCACAGGGCCTTCCACAGCTCGGCGTCCGTACCCGTACCGGCGGCGGCGAGCCGCTCGTGCGTGGCGAGGTCGCCGAAGATCCGGGCGGCGAGGTCCCGGGCGGCCTGCTGCTCCTCCGTGGGCGTGAAGTCCATGTCAGTCCTCCCCGCCCGCCCGGAAGACGGGGAGTTCCAGCTCGTCGTCCACCCGGAGGAACTCCAGCCGGACCGGCATCCCGATCCGCACCTTGTCGTACGGCACTCCGACGACGTTGCTGACGATCCGCACCCCCTCGGCCAGTTCGATCAGCCCCACCGCGTAGGGAGGGTCGAAGGCGGGGAAGGGCGGGTGGTGCATCACCACGTACGAGTAGACGATCCCCTCGCCGCTCGCCTCGACGGTGTCCCACCGCAGTGCGCCGCAGGCGTTGCACCCGGGCAGCCAGGGGAAGCGGAGGGCCTCGCAGTCGCCACATCGCTGGATCAGCAGCCGGTGCTCGGCCACGCCCTCCCAGAAACCCGCGTTGTCGCGGTTGACGACGGGCCGGGGCCGCCTGGGCGGGGCGGGGCGGGAGGGTGCTGACTCGCCGTGAGCTGCCGCGCCGTGAGCTGCCG
It encodes:
- a CDS encoding acyl-CoA dehydrogenase family protein is translated as MDFTPTEEQQAARDLAARIFGDLATHERLAAAGTGTDAELWKALCAAGLMEAVEETGLLGLVLLAEEQGRTTAQVPFTASGAYGLLALTRHGTQEQRARLLPGLRDGTTVITGAFPAQAPAQGAMEAARRAVSGAGPGEGPAPGTGAGSGSGSAAGSGSGTGTASDTGSGAGAGAGGGRLTGTVGWVPWLRDATHVLVPDGDRALWLVRTADLPGPVEKVELTAAWSAGRLVLDGTPAEPVGGPGPEAYEDVLTAVRIAFAGLQAGVCAGSLARAVAYTSTREQFGRPLSSNQAVQLRAADAHMDTEAIRVTAYEAAWRYDQALPAAEHALTAAWWASEAGKRVVHTGQHLHGGMGADLDHPVHRHFLWGRQLDAYLGCGTELLAELGDLLAQGGPA